The sequence TGCGTGCGCCGCCACGGCGAGGTGTTGATCGATCGCGCCATCGGACACGCCGCCGGCAACGGCCCCGACGACCCGCCCGAGGCCAAGAAGCTGCTGGCGACGCCGGCAACGCCGTTCAACGTGTTCTCGGCCTCGAAGGCGGTGACGGCGATGCTGATCCACTTGCTGGATCAGCGCCACTTGATTCACCTCGACGACCCGGTGTGCGAGTACATCCCTGAGTTCGGTTCGCACCATAAGCAATGGATTACCATCCGCCACCTGCTGACCCATCGCGCCGGCATTCCCAACGTCCCGCCGCAGGCCTTGGACCTCGATCATCTCGGCGATCGCGACACGGTCGTACGCATCATGTGCGAGGCCGAGCCGACCTCGCGCGCCGGCCGCCAACTCGCCTACCACGCCATCAGCGGCGGCTTCGTGCTCGGCGAAGTCGTGCACCGCGTCACCGGCAACGACATCAGGGCGCTGCTCGATCAGGAGATTCGCCGCCCACTGGGTTTTCGCTGGCTGAGTTACGGCGTGCCGCGCCGTGAGGCCAAGTCGGTGGCCTTGAACTACTTCACCGGCCTAGTGCCGGTGTGGCCGCTTTCGGCGGTGCTGCAGCGGGCCTTCGGCCTCGACTTCCCCGCGATAGCGGCGGTGGCTAATGATACACGGTTTCTCACCGGCATCATTCCCTCGGCCAATATCATCGCCACCGCCAACGAATTGAGCCGTTTCTACCAGCTGTTGCTCAACGGCGGCGAACTCGACGGCGTGCACATCTTCGAGCCCCGCACGGTGCGGCGTGCCACCTCGGAGCAATCGTATCTCGAGATGGACTTCACCCTCGGCTTCCCCTTCCGCTACGGCATGGGCTTCATGCTCGGCGCCAAGCTGTTCAGCTTGTACGGGCCGGATACCGAGCACGCTTATGGCCACCTCGGCTTCACCAACATCGTCGCGTGGGCGGACCCGGAGCGCCAGGTGGCCGCGGCACTAATGACCAGCGGCAAGCCGCTGGTGTATCCGGAGCTCTACTACGCCTGGGACATCATGCGGCAAGTCGGCCGCGCCTGCCCCAAGGTGGAGAATTCGTGGGTTCCCGGTTTCGTGCACTCGAGGGTAGCGCCGGCCCCGAGCCTAAAGCTACGGGCGCTGCCCGGCAACGATGGCGCGCGCCGCGCCAAGGTGCGCGTGCTGCGCGGCGGCCGCGCCCAAGCGTAGCCGGCGAAGCCCACACCGCCTCATTCCAGCGGCTGGCCTTGTTACGAGCGGCGGAAGCCGGGCGGGCCTTGCGGGGGCACGCCTTCGATGCGGCAGTCACTCTTGTCCGGCTGCAGCGGCCGGCGCTCTTCGGCTTCCGCCTTGGCGTTTTCTTTCAGATCCAGATTCTTGATGACGATGCGCAGATTGTGGGGCTTCGGCGTGCCCGCTGATTCCCGGGCACGGCCCCGGGGCGCGCTGGCTAAGTACTTGAAAAGAAGGAAGCTGGCGCGCGGATTCGAACCGCGGACCTGCTGATTACGAATCAGCTGCTCTACCGACTGAGCTACGCCAGCGTGAAGGAGTCGGCCGTCTCGGCTGCGTGTTGACGGCGGCCTTTCGGTTAGCCGATTTCGGCGCGGCTGTCCACCCCGCGCCGCTGCGGCACGCTGCGGCACGGAGTGTCGGAGATCTACGCACAGCGGATGCTGCGTCGCGATTTCTTCTTTACTCCGGCGCCGGGCACTGGCTATGGTGGCTAACCGCCATGGCCCGCCGCCGCAAAGACGAGCATGCTTTCGATGACAGCGAACGCCGCTTTCGTGCCCTCATCGAGCATAGCTCGGACGTGCTGCTGCTCATCGACGCGGGTGGCACCATCATTTACGCCGCCCCAGCGGTCACGCGGGCCTGGGGCTATACGCCCGGGGAACTGCTTGGCCGCAGCCTCTTGGAGCTGATCGATCTCAACGACCGCGACGAGGTCCAACGCCGCCTCACCCAGCTGATCGAGCATGCGGGCACCAGCCAGGTGGCGCAGTATCGCGTGCGGCACAAAGACAGCTCGTGGCGCTGGATGGAAGGGGTGGGCACCAACTTGCTCGCCGAGCCCAGCGTTAGCGCCGTCATCATCAATAGCCGCGACATCACCGAACGCAAACAGGCCGAAGCGGCGTTGCGGCAGAGCGAGCGCCGCTTTCGCGCGCTGATCGAGAACGCCTTGGACATAGTGGTGCTGGTGGGCGCCGACGGTACCATCCAATACGCCAGCCCGTCGGTCGAGGCGGGCATGGGCTTGAAGCCGGAGCAACTGGTCGGCCGGAGCCCCTTCGACTTCGTTCACCCGGATGATCTGGCGCGGGTGGCCGCGGAGTTCTCCCGCGCGGTCAGCAGCTCCGGCGCGAGCGCGCGCACCGAGGCCCGCTTTCGCCACCGCGACGGCTCCTGGCGCGCACTCGAGGGGGTCAGTCTCAACCTGCTCGACCAATTCGGGGTGGCCGGTGTGCTTGTCACCGTTCGTGATGTCACGGAGCGCCGGCGCGCCGACGAGGAAGGGGCGGCGCTGCTGCAGATCGCTCGCGACATCAGCGGCACGCTCGATCTCGAGCAAATCCTCGCGCGGGTTCACCGCCGCGCGGCCGCGCTCTTGCCGTGCGACATCGTCGCCACCTACGACTGGGATCCCTTACGCCAAACCGCGAAGCTGCTCGGAGAACACGGCCTCCCCGCTGCGCTGCTGCCGCTGGTGACAGCTCCGGAGATGCCGACCGATCCGGTAACCACGGACCTGCTCGGCCTCGGCCAGACCATCGTCGTTGACGACATTACGGCGCAGCGCTGGCTACCGCCGCAGTTGCTCTCGCTCTTCGGGGTGTCGGCGCTGGTCATGGTCCCTCTACTCATGCACCAGCGCCGACTCGGGGCGCTGGTGGCCGCCCGCGTGGCTCCGGACCGCGGTTTCGAGCCGCACGAGGTGCAGCTGCTCGAGAATATCGCGCAGCAAGTGGCGGTGGCCATCGAGACCACCGAGTTGTACCGCCACCAGCAGGACGAGGCCCGGCTGTTCGCGGCCTTGGCCCGAGTCGGCCAGGCGCTGATCGCCTCGCTCGCTACCCCGGTGCTGCTTGACCGTCTCTGCCAACTGACTGCGGAGGTGCTCGGCTGCGACAGCAGCCACACCTTGCTGTGGCGGCCCGAAGACAACGCCTACGTCCCGGTTTCGGGCTTCGGTTATAGTCCCGAGGAGTGGGAAGGCATCCGCGTGCTGCGGCTGTCGCGCACGCTGCTGGCGCGCGTGCTCGCGCGCCTAGAGGATGAAGAAGTCGTGCGTCTCGATCTCACCGCGCCGGCCACGCCGACCAACCCCGAGTTGGCGGCGCTGGCACAACAGTATCGCATCACCCAAGCACTAGCCGTGACGCTGCGGCGGGGAGGAGAAATAATCGGCCTGCAGATCGCGGTGCAGCGCGGGCCAAGACCGCAGTTCGCCGAACAGCAGGAGCGCCTCGCCCGTGGTGTCGCCCAGCTCGCCTCGATGGCCTTGGAAAACGCCCGCCTGGTTGAAGAGCTGGAACAGGCCAACCGCGTCAAGTCGGAATTCGTCGCCGCCATGTCGCACGAACTGCGCACTCCGCTCAACATCATCACCGGCTACATCGGGTTGTTGCGCGACCAGGCCTTCGGCGCGCTCAGCGGAGAGCAGCCCGCAATCTTGGCCAAGGTGGACCAGAGCGCGCAGGATCTGCTCGAACTGATCGCCACCACCCTCGACTTGAGCCGACTGCAAGCCGGGCGCATGGCCGTGGCAATCTGCCAGTGTGATCCGGTATCACTATTGGCAGAGTTGGAAGACGAAACCCACCACCTGCAGCAGAAACCCGGGCTGCAATTCGCCTGGCAGGTACCCGGGGGCTTGCCCCGACTGCAGACCGACCCGTTGAAACTGAAAGTGGTGCTGAAGAACCTCATCACCAACGCCGTCAAGTTCACCGACCGCGGCAGCATAACCGTGGCGGCGGCGACCGCTGATGGCGGAGTCGGGTTTTCGGTGACGGACACGGGCGTGGGAATGTCCGCGGAGGTGCTGCCGATCATCTTCGAGCCTTTCCGCCAGGCGCACGGCCCGCTCAGCCATGGCCGCGGCGGGGTCGGGCTGGGGCTACACATTGCCAGCCGACTGCTCGAGCTGTTGGGCGGCAGCATCACAGTCGAGAGCGAGGTCGGGCGCGGCTCGACCTTTCGGGTGTGGGTGCCGCGGCAGTGGCAGCGGCTGCCGCAGTGAGCCGGCGGCGGTGAGCATGGTCGCGCAGAGGCCGGCGATATGCTAGCGGGTTCATCGTGTCGGCAAGCTGCGAGCTCTGTGAGTGTGCCCGAATCACACGCTGGTACGCGGAGTACCGGCAGCCGTTTGCTTTTGTGATAATCGATTGCGACTCGTGTGACGTGCCCATGGCCGTGCTCGGCGAACATCGCCGCGAGCCTGCGGTCGCCGAGCGCGAGTTCATGCGGCGCGCCCTGGCTGCCGTTGCCGACAGCAAGTACCGCCGGGGCTGGTTCTTTAACGACCACATGCGCCAAATTCCGCAGCACTACCACCTGCACGCGCGGCCATATCCGGCATGGTGGCCGCGTCGCCGCGCCGGCTAGCGCAGCTCAGCCGCTTGCCCGAACCGGGGCCGCTGACCTATACCAGCGGCGGCATGCAGCTCGAGGGTCAAATCGCGCTTGTCAGCGGCGGCGGCAGCGGAATTGGGCGGGCCATCGCCCGGCGGTTGGCAGCTGACGGCGCCCGGGTGGCGGTGGCAGACATCAATCTTGGCGCGGCCGAGGACACCGCCACGCTCATCGGCGACGCCGGCCGTACGGCCTTGGCGGTACAGCTCGATGTGACGGATTTCGCTTCGGTGCAGCGAGGCGTCGCGCACGTTGCCGGTCACTGGGGCGGCAATGTCCAGATCTTGGTGAACAACGCGGGCTGGGATCGCTTCGAGTGGTTCACCGAGAACACGCCGGAGCTGTGGCAGAAGGTCATCGCCATC is a genomic window of Deltaproteobacteria bacterium containing:
- a CDS encoding beta-lactamase family protein, producing MHLPFVTACRVPADLESVTAINTEAEVAPRELGAKALDVARVWRAVEQLYRSGIHPAIQLCVRRHGEVLIDRAIGHAAGNGPDDPPEAKKLLATPATPFNVFSASKAVTAMLIHLLDQRHLIHLDDPVCEYIPEFGSHHKQWITIRHLLTHRAGIPNVPPQALDLDHLGDRDTVVRIMCEAEPTSRAGRQLAYHAISGGFVLGEVVHRVTGNDIRALLDQEIRRPLGFRWLSYGVPRREAKSVALNYFTGLVPVWPLSAVLQRAFGLDFPAIAAVANDTRFLTGIIPSANIIATANELSRFYQLLLNGGELDGVHIFEPRTVRRATSEQSYLEMDFTLGFPFRYGMGFMLGAKLFSLYGPDTEHAYGHLGFTNIVAWADPERQVAAALMTSGKPLVYPELYYAWDIMRQVGRACPKVENSWVPGFVHSRVAPAPSLKLRALPGNDGARRAKVRVLRGGRAQA
- a CDS encoding PAS domain S-box protein codes for the protein MARRRKDEHAFDDSERRFRALIEHSSDVLLLIDAGGTIIYAAPAVTRAWGYTPGELLGRSLLELIDLNDRDEVQRRLTQLIEHAGTSQVAQYRVRHKDSSWRWMEGVGTNLLAEPSVSAVIINSRDITERKQAEAALRQSERRFRALIENALDIVVLVGADGTIQYASPSVEAGMGLKPEQLVGRSPFDFVHPDDLARVAAEFSRAVSSSGASARTEARFRHRDGSWRALEGVSLNLLDQFGVAGVLVTVRDVTERRRADEEGAALLQIARDISGTLDLEQILARVHRRAAALLPCDIVATYDWDPLRQTAKLLGEHGLPAALLPLVTAPEMPTDPVTTDLLGLGQTIVVDDITAQRWLPPQLLSLFGVSALVMVPLLMHQRRLGALVAARVAPDRGFEPHEVQLLENIAQQVAVAIETTELYRHQQDEARLFAALARVGQALIASLATPVLLDRLCQLTAEVLGCDSSHTLLWRPEDNAYVPVSGFGYSPEEWEGIRVLRLSRTLLARVLARLEDEEVVRLDLTAPATPTNPELAALAQQYRITQALAVTLRRGGEIIGLQIAVQRGPRPQFAEQQERLARGVAQLASMALENARLVEELEQANRVKSEFVAAMSHELRTPLNIITGYIGLLRDQAFGALSGEQPAILAKVDQSAQDLLELIATTLDLSRLQAGRMAVAICQCDPVSLLAELEDETHHLQQKPGLQFAWQVPGGLPRLQTDPLKLKVVLKNLITNAVKFTDRGSITVAAATADGGVGFSVTDTGVGMSAEVLPIIFEPFRQAHGPLSHGRGGVGLGLHIASRLLELLGGSITVESEVGRGSTFRVWVPRQWQRLPQ